One segment of Capnocytophaga sp. oral taxon 878 DNA contains the following:
- a CDS encoding RNA polymerase sigma factor — protein sequence MQISQCLIEKAKHNDRLAQKQLYDRYAPALLSVCRLYITDLQFAEDALLKSFFKIFTNIHKYQEQEHFYAWMRRITVNECIDFLRSKIQKTSFADWNDTYDSPDDDPDTYPIDEETMQSFIDKLPPACRAVFNLYVFDSYSHKQISTQLGITEGTSKSQLAYAKKLLKDYVTTYKKRA from the coding sequence GTGCAAATTAGCCAATGTCTTATTGAGAAAGCTAAGCATAATGATCGCTTGGCACAGAAGCAGTTATACGATCGGTATGCACCTGCTCTACTCTCTGTGTGTCGCCTTTATATTACCGATTTGCAGTTTGCTGAAGATGCTCTATTAAAATCTTTTTTTAAGATATTTACTAATATTCATAAATATCAAGAGCAAGAGCACTTCTATGCTTGGATGCGTCGTATTACAGTGAATGAGTGTATTGATTTCCTTCGTAGCAAAATACAAAAAACCTCTTTTGCCGACTGGAATGATACTTATGATAGTCCTGATGACGACCCCGACACTTATCCTATTGATGAAGAAACTATGCAATCATTCATTGATAAACTGCCTCCAGCCTGCCGTGCTGTATTTAATCTCTATGTGTTTGATAGTTATTCACACAAGCAAATTAGTACCCAGTTAGGTATTACTGAAGGTACTTCTAAGTCGCAGTTAGCGTATGCCAAAAAGCTGCTTAAGGACTATGTAACAACTTATAAAAAAAGAGCTTAA
- a CDS encoding M3 family metallopeptidase → MKKEQLSISLPVFGTQYDSVPFSQFSTIDFKEVIEKAIETSLKEVTLIANNYKPATFENTIKALTYSRLRVDRLTSILFNLNSAESTDRLQQQAQAVSPLLSDYTSNIRLNALLFKRIKLVYKQREQLGLSGEQLTLVEKTYKDFVRNGALLRNRKNRLREIDKELAFLKLKFSENLLSENQLYMEHITDPSEVKGIPLYALEMAKEEAIKRNVDGWIFTLSFPLYTAVLKYADNRKLREKLFIAYHSRCTHNNLYNNNKIVLQIASLRRERSRLLGHENYATFVLEERMAETPEIVQVFLNKLLKDTLPKAKEELDTLKNFAEKHKENTPNYDGSFQQWDFAYYAEKLKQQEYHIDDNLLKPYLFLDKAVQGMFAVANKLYGLHFQVTHEVEVYHPEVEVYVVTNTIGDYIGLLYTDFFPRAGKRNGAWMTTYKNQYIDLEGYNSRPHVSIVCNFTRPTTTEPSLLTFNELTTLFHEFGHALHGLLSNITYPNLSGTNVARDFVELPSQLMEHWCYEEKALQLFAYHYQTGEPLPIEWVQKIKAAGKFMENILTLRQLNFGFLDMAWHNIKNNHEINSVKYIEETVSLTKELYPTTKEVCISNSFSHIFSGGYAAGYYSYKWSEVLADHTFKIFKDRGIFNKEIALHFKNEVLSKGCSEKEKTLYERFINLYP, encoded by the coding sequence ATGAAAAAAGAACAGCTAAGCATTTCGTTACCAGTATTTGGCACACAGTATGATTCAGTACCTTTTTCTCAATTTTCAACTATTGATTTTAAAGAGGTTATTGAAAAAGCTATAGAAACTAGCTTAAAAGAGGTGACCCTAATAGCTAACAACTACAAACCAGCAACCTTTGAGAATACTATTAAGGCTTTAACTTACAGTCGTTTGCGTGTAGACAGGCTTACCTCTATATTGTTTAACCTAAATAGTGCTGAAAGTACTGATAGACTACAGCAACAAGCACAAGCTGTAAGTCCTTTACTATCTGACTACACAAGTAATATCCGGTTAAATGCTTTGCTTTTTAAGCGTATAAAATTAGTATATAAACAACGTGAGCAGCTTGGCTTAAGCGGTGAGCAGCTCACTTTAGTAGAAAAAACATATAAAGATTTTGTGCGTAATGGTGCTTTATTACGTAATCGAAAAAATCGTTTACGTGAAATAGACAAAGAACTAGCTTTTTTGAAACTAAAGTTTTCAGAAAATTTACTATCTGAAAATCAATTATATATGGAGCATATTACTGACCCTTCAGAAGTAAAAGGGATTCCTCTTTATGCTCTTGAGATGGCTAAAGAAGAAGCTATAAAACGTAATGTTGATGGATGGATATTTACATTGAGCTTTCCCCTTTATACTGCTGTACTAAAATATGCTGATAACAGAAAACTAAGAGAAAAACTATTCATTGCTTATCACAGTCGTTGTACACATAATAATTTGTATAACAATAACAAAATAGTACTACAAATAGCTTCATTAAGACGAGAACGTTCTCGTCTTTTAGGACATGAAAACTATGCTACTTTTGTATTAGAAGAACGCATGGCTGAAACTCCTGAAATAGTACAAGTATTCCTTAACAAGCTTTTAAAAGATACTTTACCTAAAGCTAAAGAAGAATTGGATACCCTAAAGAATTTTGCTGAAAAACACAAAGAAAACACCCCTAATTATGATGGATCTTTTCAGCAATGGGATTTTGCCTATTATGCCGAAAAACTAAAACAACAAGAATACCATATTGATGATAACCTACTAAAACCTTATCTATTTTTAGATAAGGCTGTGCAAGGAATGTTTGCAGTGGCTAATAAGCTATATGGCTTACACTTTCAAGTCACCCATGAGGTAGAAGTATATCATCCAGAAGTAGAAGTATATGTAGTTACTAATACTATAGGCGATTATATAGGGTTACTTTACACTGATTTCTTTCCAAGAGCTGGCAAGCGGAATGGTGCTTGGATGACTACCTATAAAAATCAGTACATCGATTTGGAAGGTTATAACTCACGTCCACACGTATCCATAGTATGTAATTTCACTCGTCCAACTACTACCGAGCCTTCTTTACTTACTTTTAATGAACTTACTACTCTATTTCACGAATTTGGGCACGCTTTGCATGGGTTACTCTCAAATATCACTTACCCTAATCTAAGTGGCACTAATGTAGCTCGTGATTTTGTAGAATTACCTAGCCAACTAATGGAACATTGGTGTTATGAAGAAAAAGCCTTACAGTTATTTGCTTATCATTATCAAACTGGAGAACCTCTACCTATAGAATGGGTTCAAAAAATAAAAGCTGCAGGAAAATTTATGGAAAATATACTTACTCTTAGACAGTTAAACTTTGGATTTCTAGATATGGCTTGGCATAATATTAAAAACAATCACGAAATTAATAGTGTAAAGTATATTGAAGAAACTGTAAGCCTCACTAAAGAGCTGTACCCAACTACTAAAGAAGTGTGTATTTCTAACTCTTTTTCACATATCTTTAGCGGGGGATATGCTGCAGGTTATTATAGTTATAAATGGTCGGAAGTATTAGCTGATCATACTTTCAAGATTTTTAAAGATAGAGGAATATTTAATAAAGAAATAGCACTCCATTTCAAAAATGAAGTGCTAAGTAAAGGTTGTAGTGAGAAAGAAAAGACCTTATATGAACGTTTTATTAATCTATATCCTTAA
- a CDS encoding DUF4197 domain-containing protein: MKKLMLLSLLVIGSFTLNSCNELQQVLANTSQGGSGSIAAGLKQALEFGVSAGVDALSQSDGYFKDQTVRILLPEELQKVDKTLRTIGMGSLADEGLKILNKAAENAVTQAKPIFLSAIKNMTFSDALNILKGDSTAATAYLQRTTSSALQEAFAPKIQESLSAVGADKIWENIINKYNQIPLVKPVEANLTNYVTSQAINGLFVKVGDKEKEIRTNIAARTTPLLQSVFAMQDSK, from the coding sequence ATGAAAAAACTTATGTTATTAAGCCTATTGGTAATAGGCTCTTTTACATTAAACAGTTGCAACGAATTGCAACAAGTATTAGCTAATACTTCACAAGGAGGCAGTGGAAGTATTGCTGCAGGACTTAAACAGGCTTTAGAATTTGGGGTAAGTGCTGGGGTAGATGCACTGAGTCAAAGTGACGGTTATTTTAAAGATCAAACTGTACGTATACTTTTACCTGAAGAATTGCAAAAAGTAGATAAAACTCTTCGTACTATTGGAATGGGATCTCTTGCTGACGAAGGGCTCAAAATATTGAACAAGGCTGCAGAAAATGCAGTAACCCAAGCTAAACCTATTTTCTTATCTGCTATCAAAAATATGACCTTTAGCGATGCTTTAAATATTCTTAAAGGTGATAGTACTGCTGCTACAGCTTACCTGCAACGCACTACTTCAAGTGCTTTACAAGAGGCTTTTGCTCCTAAAATTCAAGAGTCTCTAAGTGCTGTAGGAGCTGATAAAATATGGGAAAACATCATAAATAAATACAATCAAATCCCATTAGTAAAACCAGTAGAAGCAAACCTTACTAATTATGTGACCTCCCAAGCTATTAATGGTTTATTTGTAAAAGTTGGTGATAAAGAAAAAGAAATACGAACTAATATAGCAGCACGTACTACCCCTTTACTACAATCAGTTTTTGCTATGCAAGACAGTAAATAG
- a CDS encoding beta-carotene 15,15'-monooxygenase: MNFSKTIQIALRLYISTALLHIIASSILFIVISLLYWWLAPIIFGMPFEEIALLTQKTEKIEALAVNPAFGFKIWLFMLLLDSILTPFSAGLYHNYAAITKGEPTNLNNVFAYFRSNYTANLLAYIFLLMAFKTIIAIVLGSLGLPAFSMATLVVISLLFSLTIPIIIFENKPVLKAMGESYKRIIPFIFTVMLVVSSAFTISLSGFFAFGIGIVVTFPLLFATIFALYYQWQLKDK, translated from the coding sequence ATGAATTTTTCAAAAACTATACAAATAGCCCTTAGACTATATATAAGCACTGCCTTACTACACATCATAGCTTCTAGTATCCTTTTTATTGTTATTTCACTATTGTATTGGTGGTTAGCTCCTATTATTTTTGGAATGCCCTTTGAAGAAATTGCTTTACTTACTCAAAAAACTGAAAAGATAGAAGCTTTAGCAGTCAACCCTGCTTTTGGCTTTAAAATATGGCTTTTTATGCTATTGTTAGATAGCATTTTAACTCCTTTCAGTGCAGGATTGTATCACAATTATGCAGCTATCACCAAGGGAGAACCTACTAATTTAAATAATGTTTTTGCTTATTTTCGATCTAACTATACTGCTAACCTTCTTGCTTACATATTTTTGTTAATGGCTTTTAAAACTATTATAGCTATTGTATTAGGCAGTCTAGGCTTGCCAGCCTTTAGTATGGCTACCTTAGTAGTTATTTCATTACTTTTCTCTCTCACAATTCCTATTATTATTTTTGAAAATAAGCCTGTATTAAAAGCAATGGGTGAAAGTTACAAGCGCATAATACCTTTTATTTTTACTGTAATGTTAGTTGTAAGTTCAGCTTTCACTATCAGTTTAAGTGGATTTTTTGCTTTTGGCATAGGAATTGTTGTTACATTTCCTTTATTATTTGCTACTATTTTTGCTCTTTACTACCAGTGGCAACTAAAAGATAAATAA
- a CDS encoding DUF3822 family protein yields the protein MTQKLQKNNDLNTYFKELSIQINLDGLSFCVFNPVERYVESVYNFAINFNHKSQNEIEQQLYAIIENENDLRQDFDNIRVLHNTPYFALIPQPLCSEKENLIPYIKYSVDITDVPATAVEVDKIHSIEILNAYLPNSAMNNALLHYYGRFDYQHFATALLKMFLKHYATHAYEMMYVYAEVGSFYFVVFRGKRLYYFNRFSYETIEDFLYYILFSIEQLDIDTEQVGLYIAGEVAPTALLYSKVRRYIKNIFLLKYHKERFSVGMNDDLIRRNFVLTQSF from the coding sequence ATGACGCAAAAATTGCAAAAGAATAACGATTTAAATACGTATTTCAAAGAATTGTCCATTCAAATTAACTTGGATGGACTTTCTTTTTGTGTGTTTAACCCAGTAGAACGGTATGTGGAATCTGTTTATAATTTTGCTATTAATTTTAACCATAAATCTCAAAATGAAATAGAGCAACAACTATATGCTATAATTGAGAACGAAAATGACTTACGGCAAGATTTTGATAACATTAGGGTACTTCATAACACTCCTTATTTTGCTCTTATTCCACAACCTCTTTGTAGCGAGAAGGAGAATTTAATTCCTTATATTAAATATAGTGTAGATATAACTGATGTACCTGCTACTGCAGTTGAGGTAGATAAAATTCACTCTATTGAAATATTGAATGCTTATCTGCCAAACAGTGCCATGAATAATGCATTACTACATTATTATGGACGTTTTGATTATCAACATTTTGCCACAGCCTTACTGAAAATGTTTTTAAAGCACTATGCTACTCATGCATATGAAATGATGTATGTATATGCTGAAGTAGGTTCTTTTTACTTTGTAGTATTTAGAGGAAAACGCTTATACTATTTCAACAGATTTAGCTATGAAACTATTGAAGACTTTTTATACTACATTCTTTTTTCTATTGAACAACTTGACATTGATACTGAGCAAGTAGGCTTATATATTGCTGGGGAGGTGGCTCCTACTGCCCTTCTGTACAGTAAAGTTCGCCGTTATATAAAAAATATTTTCTTGCTAAAATACCACAAAGAACGTTTTAGTGTAGGTATGAATGATGATCTCATTCGCCGTAACTTTGTCCTTACACAATCATTTTAA